In Lewinellaceae bacterium, a single window of DNA contains:
- a CDS encoding ABC transporter permease codes for MNLFTLSWKNLANKPLSMLLSLVLFALGVGLISLLFLLNQQLQDKFDKNLAGIDLVVGAKGSPLQLILSSMYHIDAPTGNISIKEATPFLRPGHPLIQTAVPLSMGDSHKGYRIVGTTPDILGLYEAEVAKGRVWNATLETTIGAAVAENLNLKVGDAFFSSHGFVQEDDFVHDKAGAFKVVGILKPTGSVIDQLILTNSQSFWAVHEHEGAEQEEGAQEEEAHQEHGGEADHAHEAAYPSDKPLLDYPDKEITSILIKFKSRTNFQALNMQRGINENTDLQAATPAIEINRLYALMGIGTKALRWLAIIIVVVSGLSIFISLYSSLRDRRYELALMRVMGASPARLFVLIVLEGLLLAVLGYVLGIILSHAGMEILAEQMKEAYRYTFSGMVFLKEELYLLAGALGIGFLAAILPAIQASRTDISTTLAEG; via the coding sequence ATGAACTTATTTACCCTTAGCTGGAAAAACCTCGCCAACAAACCCTTGTCCATGCTGCTGAGCCTGGTGCTCTTCGCCCTGGGCGTGGGCCTGATTTCCCTGCTCTTCCTGTTGAACCAGCAGTTGCAGGATAAGTTCGACAAGAACCTGGCGGGCATCGACCTGGTCGTAGGCGCCAAGGGCAGCCCCTTGCAATTGATCCTCAGCAGCATGTACCACATCGACGCGCCGACCGGCAATATTTCCATCAAAGAAGCTACGCCCTTCCTGCGCCCCGGCCATCCGCTCATCCAAACAGCGGTGCCTCTTTCGATGGGCGACAGCCACAAGGGCTATCGCATCGTGGGCACCACGCCGGATATCCTGGGGCTTTACGAAGCGGAAGTAGCAAAGGGGCGGGTTTGGAACGCCACCCTGGAAACCACGATCGGCGCTGCCGTAGCCGAGAACCTGAACCTGAAAGTGGGCGACGCCTTTTTCAGCTCCCACGGGTTTGTCCAGGAAGACGACTTCGTGCACGACAAAGCCGGAGCCTTCAAAGTGGTGGGCATCCTGAAACCCACCGGATCGGTCATTGACCAGCTCATTCTCACCAACAGCCAAAGCTTCTGGGCCGTGCATGAGCACGAAGGGGCAGAACAGGAGGAGGGGGCTCAGGAAGAAGAGGCGCATCAGGAGCACGGAGGGGAAGCGGATCATGCCCATGAAGCCGCCTATCCTTCGGATAAACCGTTGCTGGACTACCCGGACAAAGAAATCACTTCCATCCTGATCAAATTCAAGAGCCGCACCAACTTCCAGGCGCTCAACATGCAGCGCGGCATCAACGAGAATACAGATTTGCAGGCGGCCACGCCTGCCATCGAGATCAACCGCTTGTATGCGCTGATGGGGATTGGCACCAAGGCTCTGCGCTGGCTGGCCATCATCATCGTGGTGGTTTCCGGGCTGAGCATTTTCATCTCGCTTTACAGTTCGCTGCGGGACCGCCGCTACGAGCTGGCCCTCATGCGGGTGATGGGCGCCTCCCCGGCCCGGCTGTTCGTGCTGATCGTTCTGGAAGGGCTGCTGCTGGCGGTGTTGGGTTATGTGCTGGGCATCATCCTGAGCCACGCCGGGATGGAGATCCTGGCAGAGCAGATGAAGGAGGCCTACCGCTATACGTTCTCGGGGATGGTGTTTTTGAAAGAAGAGCTTTACCTGCTGGCAGGGGCCCTGGGCATTGGCTTTTTGGCCGCCATATTGCCGGCCATTCAGGCCAGCCGGACCGATATTTCGACGACGCTGGCGGAGGGGTAA
- a CDS encoding ATP-binding cassette domain-containing protein: protein MLATHNLEYSYDKKAVLTFPDIQCQKGEHWLLLGQSGSGKTTLLHLLGGLLSPQKGTVKVADTELNKLSASATDRFRGQKIGIIFQTAHFVRSLTLEENLILAQQLAGLRPDRPRIEELLERLNLQHKLYAKPDNLSVGEQQRASIARAIVNRPAIILADEPTSALDDANCDKVAHLLEEQARAVGATLLVVTHDSRLKEKFPHQIELY from the coding sequence ATGTTAGCAACACACAACCTGGAATATTCCTACGATAAGAAAGCAGTGCTCACTTTTCCCGACATCCAATGCCAGAAAGGAGAACACTGGCTGCTCCTGGGGCAGTCGGGCAGCGGCAAGACGACCCTTTTGCACCTGCTCGGCGGCCTGCTCTCTCCCCAAAAGGGAACGGTAAAAGTGGCCGATACCGAGCTGAACAAGCTTTCTGCCTCCGCGACCGACCGGTTCCGCGGGCAGAAGATCGGCATCATCTTTCAGACGGCCCACTTTGTGCGATCGCTCACCCTGGAGGAAAACCTCATCCTGGCGCAGCAACTGGCGGGCCTGCGCCCGGACCGCCCGCGGATCGAGGAACTGCTGGAACGCCTCAACCTGCAACACAAGTTGTACGCCAAGCCGGACAACCTCAGCGTGGGCGAACAGCAGCGGGCCTCCATCGCCCGCGCCATCGTCAACCGCCCGGCCATCATCCTGGCGGACGAGCCGACCTCCGCGCTGGACGACGCCAACTGCGATAAAGTGGCCCACCTGTTGGAAGAGCAGGCCAGGGCTGTGGGGGCCACCCTGTTGGTCGTCACCCACGATAGCCGCCTGAAGGAAAAATTTCCCCATCAGATAGAATTGTACTGA
- a CDS encoding type II toxin-antitoxin system VapB family antitoxin yields MQTSIKVDDQLMDTALELSGFKSKKAVVEEALKIFVQMLQQRSIQELRGKLKWEGDLEQMRTDK; encoded by the coding sequence ATGCAAACGAGTATAAAGGTAGATGATCAATTAATGGATACCGCTTTAGAATTAAGTGGGTTTAAAAGCAAGAAAGCTGTTGTTGAGGAAGCTTTAAAGATATTTGTGCAAATGCTTCAGCAAAGGTCCATCCAGGAACTGAGAGGAAAGCTGAAATGGGAAGGAGACCTGGAACAAATGCGCACCGATAAATGA
- a CDS encoding PIN domain nuclease: protein MKIVDSSVWIDYFNGKITRETNLLHQLLGSEPVSIGNIILTEVLQGFSSDKDFDTAKKSLLSLPCYQMIDTNIALKSVEHYRFLRKKGITVRKTIDMIICTFCIENDASLLHSDRDFQFLETHLGLKCL, encoded by the coding sequence ATGAAAATCGTCGATAGCTCCGTTTGGATAGACTATTTCAACGGAAAAATAACCCGGGAAACTAATTTGTTACATCAGCTATTGGGCAGTGAACCGGTAAGCATCGGGAATATCATTCTTACTGAAGTATTGCAAGGGTTCTCTTCAGATAAAGACTTTGATACCGCAAAAAAATCATTATTAAGCTTGCCCTGCTATCAAATGATAGATACAAATATAGCTTTAAAGAGCGTCGAACATTATCGCTTTCTTAGAAAAAAGGGGATAACAGTACGTAAAACTATCGACATGATAATCTGCACTTTTTGTATTGAGAATGATGCTTCTTTACTGCATTCGGATAGAGATTTCCAGTTTTTAGAAACTCATTTGGGATTGAAATGCCTCTAA
- a CDS encoding type II toxin-antitoxin system VapC family toxin, with product MVNMKDIALDTNAAIDLLNGKSEVTELLKGFDLIFLPVTVVGELLFGAKNSSRKKENLLNFRNFIESCEVLDTNGLIAEEYSDIRMNLKEKGRPIPENDIWIAAICRSNSIPIITRDKHFKLIENLEVLELVLND from the coding sequence GTGGTGAATATGAAGGATATTGCCTTAGACACAAATGCAGCGATCGACCTGCTGAATGGCAAATCAGAAGTTACTGAGCTGCTTAAAGGTTTTGACCTCATATTTTTGCCAGTCACTGTCGTTGGCGAGTTGCTCTTTGGAGCTAAAAACTCGAGTCGCAAAAAAGAGAATCTGTTGAACTTCAGAAATTTCATCGAAAGCTGTGAGGTGCTGGATACCAATGGCTTGATTGCAGAAGAGTATTCAGATATCAGGATGAACTTGAAGGAGAAAGGGCGTCCCATCCCCGAAAATGACATTTGGATTGCTGCAATTTGCAGATCTAACTCTATTCCAATAATAACCAGGGATAAGCATTTCAAATTGATTGAAAATCTTGAAGTCTTAGAGCTTGTGCTCAACGATTGA
- a CDS encoding isoleucine--tRNA ligase, with protein MYKEYKGLNLPQIDKEVLEFWEANRIFEKSVEQRPEDNRYVFYEGPPSANGKPGIHHVMARTVKDLFCRYHSMKGQRVERKGGWDTHGLPIELNVEKELGITKEDIGKTISVDEYNRRCRETVMRYKDMWDDITRKMGYWVDLNNPYITFENDYIETIWWLLKRLYDKGLMYKGYTIQPYSPAAGTGLSSHELNLPGAYRDITDTSAVAQFKIKGTRDEYFLAWTTTPWTLPSNTALAVGKNITYVKVRGFNRYTGAPSTVILAKDRLSAYFTEQKQDLKPEEVKASNKPIPYLEIAEEVKGADLAGMEYEQLMPYVQPDKPAFRVLLGDFVSTEDGTGIVHIAPTFGADDFKVARENDIPPLVVPDELGNPMPLVDKQGRFVKEVTDFAGRYVKDYGQEEERPVDVDIVIKLKEEDKLFLSEKYVHSYPHCWRTDKPVLYYPLDSWFIKATAAKERMFELNQTINWKPKSTGEGRFGKWLENLQDWNLSRSRYWGTPLPIWRSEDQQAEKCIGSVEELRQEVEKANKALGLNQEVPNDLHRPYIDEVALVSDAGKPMKRELDLIDVWFDSGSMPYAQWHYPFENKEVFEKNFPADFIAEGVDQTRGWFYTLHAIAVMAFDSVSFKNVVSNGLVLDAEGNKMSKSKGNVLDPFEVIEKHSADVTRWYMMSNANPWDNLKFDIKGMEEVQRKFFGTLYNTYSFFALYANIDRFYNKDKQVPLSERPEIDRWVISLLNSLVKEVDADYADYEPTQAARRVQNFVNDNLSNWYVRLCRRRFWKPSQQQNGKSAGIDADKLAAYQTLYECLATVAKLMAPTAPFFADWMYRNLNEASGLENHESVHLANFPVADEAVIDKDLEQRMDYAQRISSLALSLRKKEKIRVRQPLHKILLPILDNHFQEQVEEVKGLILSEINVKDIEYVDDTSGILKKKIKPNFKTLGRRLGKDMKAAAQAIGNMGQEDIARIEKAGQYTLELNGASYELALEDFEITAEDIPGWQVASDDSITVALDITLDEELEAEGMARDIVNRIQNIRKDKDFEVTDKIRVALQKHAALAPAVEKYGEYIKAETLATGLQLVDEVEDGEAIELPGEVKVNISVRKQ; from the coding sequence ATGTATAAAGAATATAAAGGCCTGAACCTTCCCCAAATCGACAAAGAAGTCCTCGAATTCTGGGAGGCCAACCGGATATTTGAGAAAAGCGTGGAGCAACGCCCCGAAGATAACCGCTACGTGTTCTACGAAGGGCCGCCCTCGGCCAACGGCAAGCCGGGCATCCACCACGTGATGGCGCGCACGGTGAAAGACCTCTTCTGCCGCTACCACAGCATGAAGGGGCAGCGCGTGGAACGCAAAGGCGGCTGGGACACCCACGGCCTGCCCATCGAGCTCAATGTGGAAAAGGAACTGGGCATCACCAAGGAAGATATCGGCAAGACCATCTCGGTGGACGAGTACAACCGCCGCTGCCGCGAAACGGTGATGCGCTATAAGGATATGTGGGACGACATTACCCGCAAGATGGGCTACTGGGTCGACCTCAACAACCCCTACATCACGTTCGAGAACGATTACATCGAGACCATCTGGTGGCTGCTGAAGCGCCTGTACGACAAAGGGCTGATGTATAAGGGCTATACCATACAGCCCTACTCGCCTGCCGCCGGCACCGGCCTTAGCAGCCACGAGCTGAACCTGCCCGGCGCCTATCGGGATATTACCGATACCTCGGCGGTGGCGCAGTTCAAAATCAAAGGCACTAGAGATGAATATTTCCTCGCCTGGACAACGACACCCTGGACACTGCCGTCCAACACCGCCCTGGCGGTGGGCAAGAACATCACTTACGTCAAGGTGCGCGGCTTCAACCGCTATACCGGAGCCCCCAGCACCGTTATCCTGGCCAAAGACCGCTTGTCTGCCTACTTTACTGAACAAAAGCAAGATTTAAAGCCCGAGGAGGTCAAAGCCAGCAATAAGCCCATTCCCTACCTGGAGATCGCAGAAGAGGTAAAAGGCGCCGACCTGGCGGGCATGGAATACGAACAGCTGATGCCCTACGTGCAGCCCGACAAGCCAGCCTTCCGCGTGCTGCTGGGCGATTTTGTGAGCACCGAAGACGGCACGGGCATCGTGCACATCGCTCCCACTTTCGGGGCGGACGACTTCAAGGTGGCGCGCGAGAACGACATCCCGCCCCTGGTGGTGCCGGACGAACTGGGCAACCCCATGCCGCTGGTGGACAAGCAGGGCCGCTTCGTAAAGGAGGTCACAGATTTTGCCGGGCGCTACGTCAAGGACTACGGCCAGGAGGAAGAGCGCCCCGTGGACGTCGACATCGTCATCAAACTGAAGGAGGAGGACAAGCTGTTCCTCTCCGAAAAATACGTGCACTCCTACCCGCACTGCTGGCGTACGGACAAGCCGGTGCTGTACTACCCGCTCGACAGCTGGTTCATCAAAGCCACTGCCGCCAAGGAGCGCATGTTCGAACTCAACCAAACCATCAACTGGAAACCCAAATCCACCGGGGAAGGGCGCTTCGGAAAGTGGCTGGAGAACCTCCAGGACTGGAACCTCTCCCGTTCCCGCTACTGGGGCACGCCCCTGCCCATCTGGCGCAGCGAGGACCAGCAGGCGGAAAAGTGCATCGGCTCGGTGGAAGAACTGCGGCAGGAAGTTGAAAAGGCCAACAAGGCCCTGGGGCTCAACCAGGAAGTGCCCAACGACCTGCACCGCCCCTACATCGACGAGGTGGCGCTCGTCTCTGATGCCGGCAAACCCATGAAGCGAGAGCTCGACCTGATCGACGTGTGGTTCGACTCCGGCTCCATGCCCTATGCGCAGTGGCATTATCCCTTTGAGAATAAGGAAGTTTTTGAGAAAAACTTTCCGGCCGATTTCATCGCCGAGGGCGTCGACCAGACGAGGGGATGGTTCTATACGCTGCATGCCATCGCCGTGATGGCTTTCGACAGCGTTTCCTTCAAAAATGTCGTTTCCAACGGCCTGGTGCTGGACGCCGAGGGCAACAAGATGTCCAAGAGCAAGGGCAACGTGCTGGACCCCTTCGAGGTGATCGAAAAGCACAGCGCCGATGTCACCCGCTGGTACATGATGAGCAACGCCAACCCCTGGGACAACCTCAAGTTCGACATAAAGGGGATGGAAGAGGTGCAGCGCAAGTTCTTCGGCACCCTCTACAACACCTATTCCTTCTTTGCCCTCTACGCCAATATCGACCGGTTCTACAATAAAGACAAGCAGGTGCCCCTGTCCGAACGCCCCGAGATCGACCGCTGGGTCATCTCCCTGCTCAACAGCCTGGTGAAGGAAGTGGACGCCGACTATGCGGATTACGAACCGACGCAGGCCGCCCGCAGGGTGCAAAACTTCGTGAACGACAACCTATCCAACTGGTACGTCCGCCTCTGCCGCCGCCGCTTCTGGAAGCCTTCCCAGCAGCAGAACGGCAAGAGCGCCGGCATAGATGCCGACAAACTGGCCGCCTACCAGACCCTCTACGAGTGCCTGGCAACGGTGGCCAAGCTGATGGCGCCAACTGCGCCCTTCTTTGCCGATTGGATGTACCGCAACCTCAATGAGGCCAGTGGCCTGGAAAATCACGAATCCGTACACCTGGCCAATTTCCCAGTGGCGGACGAAGCGGTGATCGACAAGGATTTGGAACAGCGCATGGATTACGCCCAACGCATCTCCTCCCTGGCGCTCTCCCTGCGCAAGAAGGAGAAAATCCGCGTGCGCCAGCCCCTCCACAAAATTTTGTTGCCCATCCTCGACAACCACTTCCAGGAGCAGGTGGAAGAAGTCAAAGGCCTCATCCTGTCCGAGATCAACGTGAAGGATATCGAGTATGTGGACGACACCTCCGGCATCCTCAAAAAGAAGATCAAGCCCAACTTCAAGACCCTGGGCCGCCGCCTGGGCAAAGACATGAAGGCCGCCGCCCAGGCCATCGGCAACATGGGCCAGGAAGACATCGCCCGGATAGAAAAAGCCGGTCAGTACACCCTGGAACTGAACGGCGCCAGCTACGAACTGGCCCTGGAAGATTTTGAGATCACCGCCGAGGACATCCCCGGTTGGCAGGTGGCCAGCGACGACAGCATCACTGTCGCTCTCGACATCACCCTCGACGAAGAACTGGAAGCCGAAGGCATGGCCCGCGACATCGTCAACCGCATCCAGAACATCCGCAAGGACAAGGACTTCGAAGTGACGGATAAGATTCGTGTAGCCTTGCAGAAGCACGCCGCCCTGGCCCCCGCCGTGGAGAAATATGGGGAATACATCAAAGCGGAGACGCTGGCTACCGGCCTGCAACTCGTGGATGAGGTTGAGGATGGGGAGGCAATCGAACTGCCGGGGGAAGTGAAGGTGAATATTAGCGTGCGCAAGCAATAG
- a CDS encoding LD-carboxypeptidase, translating to MDRRSFAASLALSFPLLASARPLSRKKRVLPRRLQPGDTVGMITPGSYISDESLEKAVNNALQLGFKVKMGQNIRARRGFNAGTDQQRLDDLHLMFYDDSVAGIWCARGGYGCSRLLPFIDYKLVGRNPKALIGYSDITALLNAIYHKTGLVGFHGPVGASELTEYTEAQFRAVVMDGKAPYAIPLSAANQEKEEEAYHTYPIKAGKAKGMLIGGNLSLLAALAGTEYLPSAQGKLVFMEDIGEKPYRIDRMLTQLRQAWGLERAAGLAMGIYADCQPKEGELSLSLEETIRDRTEGLGIPAIYGLSFGHIDDQCTLPVGIEAELDVERQSLTLLEAAVR from the coding sequence ATGGACCGCCGATCCTTTGCCGCCTCTTTAGCTTTGTCTTTCCCTTTGCTGGCTTCCGCCCGCCCGCTTTCCCGTAAAAAACGCGTACTGCCGCGCCGCCTGCAGCCGGGCGATACTGTCGGGATGATCACCCCGGGCAGCTACATCTCGGATGAAAGCCTGGAAAAAGCCGTCAACAACGCCCTTCAACTGGGATTCAAAGTAAAAATGGGCCAAAACATCCGCGCCCGGCGCGGCTTTAATGCCGGAACCGACCAGCAGCGCCTCGACGACCTCCACCTGATGTTCTACGACGACAGCGTGGCCGGCATCTGGTGCGCCCGGGGCGGGTACGGCTGTTCGCGCCTCCTGCCTTTTATCGACTACAAGCTGGTCGGCAGGAACCCCAAAGCGCTGATCGGATACAGCGACATCACCGCCCTTTTGAATGCCATCTATCACAAGACGGGCCTGGTGGGCTTCCACGGGCCGGTGGGCGCTTCCGAGTTGACGGAGTATACCGAAGCCCAGTTTCGGGCAGTCGTGATGGATGGGAAAGCTCCATACGCCATTCCCCTCTCTGCCGCCAATCAGGAAAAAGAAGAGGAGGCTTACCATACTTATCCCATCAAAGCGGGCAAGGCAAAAGGGATGCTGATCGGCGGCAACTTGTCTTTGTTGGCGGCCCTGGCCGGCACGGAATACCTGCCGTCCGCTCAGGGCAAACTGGTTTTCATGGAAGACATCGGCGAAAAACCCTACCGCATCGACCGCATGCTGACCCAACTGCGGCAAGCCTGGGGCCTGGAGCGGGCCGCCGGCCTCGCCATGGGCATTTATGCCGACTGCCAGCCGAAAGAAGGCGAGTTGTCTCTATCCCTGGAAGAAACGATCCGGGACAGAACAGAAGGCCTCGGCATTCCGGCCATCTACGGCCTTTCTTTCGGGCACATCGACGATCAGTGTACGTTGCCGGTGGGCATCGAAGCGGAGCTGGATGTGGAGCGGCAAAGCCTTACTTTATTGGAAGCGGCAGTCAGGTAG
- a CDS encoding DNA cytosine methyltransferase, producing MKVASFFAGAGGLDLGFARAGFDVVWANEYDSDVWETYEKNHAGTKLDRRSITDIDPSDIPDVDGMIGGPPCQSWSAAGKLRGIDDKRGQLFFDFIRILEAKQPKFFLAENVAGMLLPRNEEALNSIKKLFKKAGYKLSFQLLNASDYLVPQDRKRVFFIGYRRDLGIKFKFPPPIDMKLTLRSAIGDLADSAIPAKKGNHTNGECPVPNHEYFIGDFSSMYMSRNRVRGWEELSYTIQAGARHAPLHPQAPKMEAVDTDRKQFVPGKEHLYRRLSVRECARIQAFPDDFIFYYKNLAAAYKMIGNAVPVRLAQAIATKIKGDMEALPAPEPEKPKRKKRKRKRIKRLRNL from the coding sequence ATGAAGGTGGCCTCTTTTTTTGCAGGAGCAGGCGGCCTCGACCTGGGTTTTGCCCGGGCGGGCTTCGATGTCGTTTGGGCCAATGAGTACGATAGTGACGTTTGGGAAACTTACGAAAAGAACCATGCCGGCACGAAACTGGACCGGCGCAGCATTACCGATATTGACCCTTCAGATATCCCCGATGTAGACGGCATGATCGGCGGGCCGCCCTGCCAGAGTTGGAGCGCCGCCGGAAAGCTGCGGGGCATCGACGACAAAAGGGGGCAGTTGTTTTTTGACTTTATCCGCATCCTGGAGGCGAAGCAGCCCAAATTTTTCCTGGCGGAAAATGTCGCCGGCATGTTGTTGCCCCGCAACGAAGAGGCGCTGAACAGCATCAAAAAACTGTTCAAGAAAGCCGGCTACAAACTCTCCTTCCAGTTGCTCAACGCTTCCGATTACCTCGTCCCCCAAGACCGCAAGCGGGTGTTTTTCATCGGCTATCGCCGCGACCTGGGCATCAAATTTAAATTCCCTCCGCCGATCGACATGAAGCTCACGCTGCGCTCCGCCATCGGCGATTTGGCGGATAGCGCCATCCCGGCAAAGAAGGGCAACCATACCAACGGAGAGTGCCCGGTGCCCAACCACGAATACTTTATCGGCGATTTTTCCAGCATGTACATGTCGAGAAACCGGGTCAGGGGCTGGGAAGAGCTATCCTATACCATTCAGGCGGGCGCCCGCCACGCGCCGCTCCACCCTCAGGCTCCGAAGATGGAGGCGGTGGACACGGACCGAAAACAATTCGTGCCCGGCAAGGAACACCTCTACCGCCGCCTCAGCGTTCGGGAATGCGCCCGCATCCAGGCCTTCCCGGATGATTTCATCTTTTACTACAAAAACCTGGCCGCTGCCTATAAGATGATCGGCAATGCCGTGCCGGTGCGGCTGGCGCAGGCTATAGCCACTAAGATAAAGGGGGACATGGAGGCCCTCCCGGCGCCTGAACCGGAAAAGCCAAAGAGGAAAAAACGCAAACGCAAGCGGATTAAGAGGTTGAGGAATTTGTGA
- a CDS encoding type IIA DNA topoisomerase subunit B has protein sequence MSQATYTEENIRSLDWKEHIRMRPGMYIGKLGDGSAPDDGIYILLKEVIDNSIDEYFMGHGKAIDIELDEGLLSIRDYGRGIPLGKVVDCVSKINTGGKYDSKAFKKSVGLNGVGTKAVNALSEYFMVQAVRDGKTKVAEFERGEITKDHKVKKSTDPNGTLVAFRPDQEIFKKYRFRTDYMESQLWNYAYLNAGLKINFNGKTLVSKNGLLDLLERKASNENLRYPIIHLKGEDIELALSHGNHYGEQYHTFVNGQNTSQGGTHLNALREAIVKTIQEHFNKSYDRRDILGSIVAAISIRIEEPIFESQTKTKLGSTDMGPEGPTIRTFIVNFVKENLDNFLHKNQEAAKALEKRIKQSERERKEIAGIKKLANQRAKKANLHNKKLRDCRLHFNDSARKVEEDDRNATTLFITEGDSASGSITKARDVQTQAVFSLRGKPLNCYGLTKKVVYENEEFNLLQHALNIEDGLDELRYGRVVIATDADVDGMHIRLLLLTFFLQFFPDLVRNGHLYILDTPLFRVRDKQKTFYCYSQEEKQEAIEKLRGKAEITRFKGLGEISPDEFKDFISENIRLEPVILNEDTDIDDVLAYYMGKNTPSRQEFIIDNLRVEKDELAGSEEPGEELARAEAEEEEMAEV, from the coding sequence ATGTCACAAGCAACCTATACTGAAGAAAACATCAGGTCGTTAGACTGGAAAGAACACATCCGCATGCGCCCTGGCATGTATATCGGCAAACTGGGGGATGGCTCCGCGCCCGACGACGGGATTTACATACTGCTCAAAGAGGTGATCGACAACTCCATCGATGAGTACTTCATGGGGCACGGCAAGGCCATCGACATTGAACTGGATGAAGGCCTACTCTCCATTCGGGATTATGGCCGCGGCATTCCGCTTGGCAAAGTAGTCGATTGCGTTTCCAAGATCAATACCGGCGGAAAATACGATTCCAAGGCATTTAAAAAGTCCGTTGGCCTCAACGGCGTGGGCACCAAAGCCGTGAACGCTCTTTCGGAGTACTTTATGGTGCAGGCGGTCCGGGATGGCAAAACCAAGGTCGCCGAATTTGAACGGGGTGAAATAACCAAAGACCACAAAGTCAAAAAATCTACGGACCCCAACGGCACGCTGGTCGCTTTTCGGCCCGACCAGGAGATTTTCAAAAAATACCGCTTCCGCACCGACTACATGGAAAGCCAGTTGTGGAACTACGCCTATCTCAATGCCGGCCTGAAGATCAATTTCAACGGAAAAACCCTGGTTTCCAAAAACGGGCTGCTCGACCTGCTGGAACGGAAGGCCAGCAATGAGAACCTGCGTTACCCCATCATCCATCTGAAAGGGGAGGACATCGAGCTTGCCCTCTCCCACGGCAACCACTACGGGGAGCAATACCACACCTTTGTCAACGGCCAGAACACCTCCCAGGGCGGCACCCACCTCAACGCCCTGCGCGAAGCCATCGTAAAGACCATACAGGAGCACTTCAACAAAAGCTACGACCGGCGGGATATACTCGGCTCCATCGTGGCCGCCATCAGCATCCGCATAGAAGAGCCTATATTCGAATCCCAGACCAAAACGAAGCTCGGATCTACCGATATGGGGCCGGAAGGGCCAACCATCCGCACCTTCATCGTCAACTTTGTCAAGGAAAACCTGGACAACTTCCTCCATAAAAACCAGGAGGCCGCCAAAGCGCTGGAGAAGCGCATCAAGCAGTCGGAACGCGAACGCAAAGAGATTGCGGGCATCAAGAAACTAGCCAACCAACGCGCCAAAAAAGCCAACCTTCACAATAAAAAACTGAGGGACTGCCGCCTTCACTTCAATGACAGCGCCCGAAAGGTGGAAGAAGACGACCGCAACGCCACTACCTTGTTCATCACAGAAGGGGACTCGGCCAGCGGCTCTATCACCAAAGCGCGCGACGTGCAGACCCAGGCCGTGTTCAGCCTGCGCGGCAAACCGCTCAACTGCTACGGCCTGACCAAAAAGGTGGTTTACGAAAACGAAGAATTCAACCTCCTGCAACATGCCCTCAACATCGAAGACGGGCTGGATGAACTGCGGTACGGCCGGGTAGTCATCGCCACAGACGCCGACGTCGACGGCATGCACATCCGCCTGCTGCTGCTTACCTTCTTCCTGCAGTTCTTCCCCGACCTGGTGCGCAACGGCCACCTTTACATCCTCGATACGCCTCTTTTCCGGGTGCGGGACAAACAAAAGACCTTCTACTGTTATAGCCAGGAAGAAAAGCAGGAGGCTATTGAGAAACTACGAGGCAAGGCCGAGATCACCCGGTTCAAAGGCCTGGGCGAAATTTCCCCCGATGAGTTTAAGGATTTCATCAGCGAAAATATCCGCCTGGAGCCGGTTATCCTCAATGAGGATACCGACATCGACGACGTGCTGGCGTACTATATGGGCAAGAATACGCCGTCCCGGCAGGAATTCATCATTGACAACCTGCGGGTGGAAAAGGACGAATTGGCCGGCAGCGAAGAACCCGGGGAAGAGTTAGCCAGGGCGGAGGCGGAAGAAGAGGAAATGGCAGAGGTATAG